The following coding sequences lie in one Halorussus halophilus genomic window:
- a CDS encoding PH domain-containing protein → MRPENEWFKPEKLKVYYFTYELVSLAVVAVVVGALAYSGILWEISEWVVLVVGASLLVAFGFMTWWIPAFFRTADYRFTDQEIEFRRGVFFQQKTTVPYNRVTNVDATQGPIQRLVDAGQVGIHTAGYGGQMGAELTIDGVSDYEAIKDQILAKTRRRPPEATESGETDAPGRENSTPRSEPTAETPEVLAELRRIRELLEQGRTV, encoded by the coding sequence ATGAGACCCGAAAACGAGTGGTTCAAGCCGGAGAAGCTCAAGGTGTACTACTTCACCTACGAACTCGTCTCCCTCGCAGTCGTCGCTGTGGTCGTCGGTGCCCTGGCCTACAGCGGTATCCTCTGGGAGATTTCAGAGTGGGTAGTGCTAGTCGTCGGAGCGAGCCTCCTCGTCGCCTTCGGCTTCATGACGTGGTGGATTCCGGCGTTCTTCCGGACCGCCGACTACCGGTTCACCGACCAGGAAATCGAGTTCCGACGTGGGGTGTTCTTCCAACAGAAGACGACGGTCCCGTACAACCGAGTTACGAACGTGGACGCCACCCAAGGACCGATTCAACGACTCGTCGATGCCGGACAAGTCGGCATCCACACCGCAGGCTACGGCGGCCAGATGGGAGCAGAACTGACTATCGACGGCGTCAGCGACTACGAAGCCATCAAAGACCAGATACTGGCGAAGACGCGACGGCGGCCGCCCGAAGCGACCGAGAGCGGCGAAACCGACGCGCCCGGCCGAGAGAACTCGACTCCCCGAAGCGAACCGACGGCCGAGACGCCCGAAGTACTCGCCGAACTGCGGCGCATCCGAGAGCTACTGGAGCAAGGTCGTACCGTCTGA